In Dyadobacter sp. NIV53, a single window of DNA contains:
- a CDS encoding TonB-dependent receptor, with protein sequence MHSPEAVLAAISGTVVDHTNAPLPGASIVLKGTSKGVVTDADGNFSIQAEIGDILVISFIGTTTQEISIKDGSKLKVTLIADATMLGGVVVVGYGTQKKSEITSSIAKIDGKDIQTTIASNVALSLQGRASGVEIVSSGLPGKTPSIRIRGVGTINNTQPLIVLDGVPVSADILGQLAPAEIESIEILKDAASGAIYGTRAANGVVLVTSKKSGFNQKTTVRLNTSVGFNKLIKKYPVLNAEKLYELKRERYVMDGLPIDPNSPWADEKYNKTRADWQNEMFRTGLFTDYNVNIGGGSENSTINASIFYRDEEGTLLTTNMKRLGMSLRSTQKISDRLRIEENVRISSKKNLILQDDLGEGTSTTIYSAYRFMPSIPVKNDDGSYGSGKASTQFGDMWNPVYKAKEEWWRTNEIRTIITTKLDFDVTKSLTLSARASYQRTTAGDNRFQNITPDQSRSESAPTLISANTASTTKLGEVFANYDKTIGDHHIGATFGISGQIDEGNYNRMIGQGFASTIESQLVMNNAATTRVEGSEYPTTGIASAFFRGTYGYKDKYYFSGIFRADGSSRFADGNRWGYFPSVSAGWRISNESFLAGNTTISNMKLNVGWGQLGNQNVDAFQYLNVYQKDVKYVLGGTNLTGTRLASFANTNITWETTSSLNVLLELGLFNNKLNMDVAYFDKRTKNMLIPLPSLLASGTVSIPDFNAGEMRNYGFEIEPSYNGQIGKVNFDLGLNLTYLQNEVTQLYGEAKYISSNEYNRTYQGQAVGTFYGWKTDGIYQNQAAVESDPNISKDPRKVYITPGDVRFVDINGDNMVDDKDRVKIGNPNPKVLLGFNLGVTYKGFNLSTVFSGSLGHQLYDAMMVRGIDPTQSGNMDAVSYERWTGEGSTNKYPRMSTIRANNNYRVSELGIKSGDYVRMKDATLGYSVPESASKAIGISRLRVYLSGRNLLTFTKFDGVDPEESGSDNLNRGVILNNTPQSKSLVLGLDITF encoded by the coding sequence ATGCATTCGCCGGAAGCTGTACTCGCGGCCATCTCCGGAACTGTGGTTGACCATACAAATGCCCCGCTTCCGGGAGCCAGTATTGTTTTAAAAGGTACTTCAAAAGGTGTAGTGACTGATGCTGATGGAAATTTTTCAATTCAGGCAGAAATAGGCGATATACTGGTAATATCGTTTATAGGAACGACGACCCAGGAAATAAGCATCAAGGATGGAAGTAAGTTAAAAGTTACTCTGATCGCTGATGCCACCATGTTGGGAGGTGTTGTGGTAGTTGGGTATGGTACTCAGAAAAAGAGTGAAATAACCTCCTCTATTGCAAAAATAGATGGCAAAGATATCCAGACGACTATAGCATCAAACGTTGCGTTATCGTTGCAAGGCAGGGCGTCAGGTGTTGAGATCGTTTCATCCGGACTTCCGGGAAAGACTCCGAGTATCAGGATCCGGGGTGTTGGTACAATTAACAATACCCAGCCACTTATCGTGCTGGACGGCGTACCGGTAAGTGCAGATATATTAGGACAACTTGCACCGGCTGAAATAGAATCTATTGAAATATTAAAAGATGCGGCATCAGGCGCAATTTATGGTACACGTGCGGCGAACGGTGTGGTATTGGTCACTTCAAAAAAATCGGGGTTCAATCAGAAAACAACGGTACGGTTAAATACCTCGGTAGGATTCAACAAGCTTATCAAAAAGTACCCGGTACTGAATGCAGAGAAGCTCTATGAACTTAAACGTGAGCGGTATGTGATGGATGGTCTCCCTATAGATCCTAATTCTCCGTGGGCAGATGAAAAGTATAACAAGACCCGTGCGGATTGGCAGAATGAAATGTTTCGCACCGGATTATTCACTGATTACAATGTGAACATTGGCGGCGGCTCTGAGAATTCAACCATTAATGCCAGTATTTTTTACAGAGACGAAGAGGGTACGCTCCTGACCACCAATATGAAGCGCCTGGGTATGTCACTTAGAAGCACCCAGAAAATATCGGATCGCCTGAGGATTGAAGAGAATGTAAGGATATCAAGCAAAAAAAACCTGATCCTGCAGGATGATCTGGGTGAAGGAACGTCTACGACGATATACTCGGCTTACCGGTTTATGCCTTCTATACCCGTTAAGAATGACGATGGCAGTTATGGTTCAGGCAAAGCCAGTACTCAATTTGGTGACATGTGGAACCCTGTATACAAGGCGAAGGAAGAATGGTGGCGCACCAATGAGATCAGGACCATCATTACCACAAAGCTGGATTTTGATGTAACCAAGTCACTGACTCTGAGTGCAAGAGCATCCTATCAGCGGACAACAGCGGGAGATAACAGGTTCCAAAACATTACGCCTGATCAGTCAAGAAGTGAATCCGCCCCAACCCTCATATCAGCAAATACCGCATCCACAACAAAATTAGGGGAGGTATTTGCTAATTATGACAAAACGATTGGCGATCATCACATAGGAGCGACTTTCGGTATTTCCGGCCAGATAGACGAAGGCAATTATAATAGAATGATCGGTCAGGGATTTGCCTCAACCATCGAGAGCCAGCTTGTCATGAATAATGCGGCAACGACAAGAGTGGAAGGCAGTGAATACCCAACTACGGGAATTGCCTCTGCCTTTTTTCGCGGTACGTATGGTTATAAAGACAAATACTATTTCTCCGGTATTTTCAGGGCTGATGGTTCGTCAAGATTTGCAGATGGCAACAGGTGGGGATATTTTCCTTCTGTTTCGGCGGGATGGCGTATTTCAAACGAAAGTTTCCTGGCGGGCAATACCACAATATCCAATATGAAGCTGAATGTCGGCTGGGGACAACTCGGGAATCAGAATGTGGATGCGTTCCAGTATTTGAACGTATACCAAAAGGATGTTAAGTACGTGCTTGGAGGTACAAATTTGACGGGAACCAGATTGGCTTCGTTTGCGAATACCAATATTACCTGGGAAACAACAAGTTCGCTTAATGTGCTTCTGGAACTAGGCCTGTTCAACAACAAACTGAATATGGACGTTGCATACTTTGATAAAAGAACCAAAAATATGCTGATACCGCTTCCAAGCCTTCTGGCTTCCGGCACTGTATCTATTCCCGATTTCAATGCTGGTGAAATGCGCAATTACGGATTTGAAATTGAGCCATCCTACAACGGTCAGATTGGTAAAGTTAATTTTGACCTTGGCCTGAACCTGACTTACCTGCAAAACGAGGTTACCCAACTTTACGGAGAAGCCAAGTATATTTCGTCAAACGAATACAACAGAACCTATCAGGGTCAGGCTGTCGGCACATTCTACGGCTGGAAAACGGACGGAATATACCAGAACCAGGCAGCAGTAGAAAGCGATCCCAACATATCGAAAGATCCTCGCAAAGTGTATATCACACCTGGAGATGTGCGGTTTGTAGACATCAATGGGGATAATATGGTTGATGATAAAGACAGGGTGAAAATCGGAAATCCTAATCCAAAAGTGCTTCTGGGCTTCAATTTGGGAGTTACTTACAAGGGTTTCAACCTTTCTACGGTATTCAGCGGCTCTTTGGGTCATCAGCTTTATGATGCCATGATGGTGCGTGGTATAGACCCGACACAGAGCGGCAATATGGACGCAGTATCTTATGAAAGGTGGACAGGAGAAGGTTCAACAAACAAATATCCAAGGATGTCTACCATTCGTGCCAATAACAACTACCGGGTTTCGGAGCTGGGCATAAAAAGCGGGGATTACGTGAGAATGAAGGATGCAACTCTGGGATATTCGGTACCTGAATCTGCTTCGAAAGCGATTGGCATTTCCCGCCTGAGAGTTTATTTGTCAGGCCGTAACCTCCTGACTTTTACAAAATTCGATGGTGTTGATCCGGAAGAAAGTGGAAGCGACAACCTGAACCGTGGTGTAATTCTGAACAACACGCCTCAGTCCAAGAGCCTTGTACTTGGGTTAGATATCACATTTTAA
- a CDS encoding RagB/SusD family nutrient uptake outer membrane protein produces MKKYTVLVVFGLLFFSCDSILDQNLVGSRTDEDYWQTEADMRDAIAGVYGPWATRALGMDDLFFDNQSDDHWRAGDHAEDEEIETYNTVPSNTKIKDTYQYKYEVISRANGVIINGPKVKAAGAISDESYNSIMGQAYFLRAYAYYRLFLIHGQVPIIKEENVLNNEYNQPKCESPEILAQFILEDLNTAVGLLPLHNVSGSVGKGAAWAVMTSVYMHLAKEYADSDNLNKAILSGKNVIDNYPLAADYLTLFRTGNQDLPENLFLMMNDMSWINQELLSKHRGPRPWGMYGFNEPHTDLVNEFETGDKRKKTTIVSDGESVSQAGAIVVHIPGLSNTGHSYFKYMDWVTPETFNHGLNIPFLRAAETYLLVAEAKIRLNGAGAGDAEINAVRKRAGLTAVTKADIKALIHETRVELAGENFRYQNLLRWDKAGIYDLQTFLVQPAKMIPADLGRMKWVRPKNYYQPLPQIEIDNSDGILKQNPDWVN; encoded by the coding sequence ATGAAAAAATATACAGTATTAGTAGTATTCGGGCTACTGTTTTTTTCCTGTGATAGTATTCTCGATCAAAATTTGGTGGGTAGCCGTACAGATGAAGATTACTGGCAGACCGAAGCGGATATGCGTGATGCGATTGCAGGCGTATATGGGCCATGGGCCACGCGGGCATTAGGAATGGACGACCTGTTTTTCGATAACCAGAGTGATGACCACTGGAGAGCCGGCGATCATGCGGAGGATGAAGAAATCGAAACCTATAATACAGTTCCGTCCAACACTAAAATAAAAGATACCTACCAGTATAAATATGAGGTGATCAGCAGGGCCAACGGGGTTATTATCAACGGGCCAAAAGTAAAGGCAGCAGGAGCAATAAGCGACGAATCGTATAATTCCATCATGGGACAGGCCTACTTCCTGCGGGCTTATGCGTATTACAGGTTGTTTCTTATTCACGGCCAGGTTCCTATCATCAAGGAAGAAAATGTTTTGAATAACGAATACAATCAGCCTAAGTGCGAGTCGCCGGAAATTTTGGCTCAATTTATATTGGAAGACCTCAACACAGCCGTAGGACTCCTTCCGTTACACAACGTTTCGGGCAGCGTAGGAAAAGGTGCGGCATGGGCAGTCATGACCTCAGTTTATATGCATTTGGCGAAGGAGTACGCAGATAGCGATAATTTGAACAAAGCTATACTTTCCGGGAAAAACGTGATTGACAACTACCCGCTTGCCGCTGATTACCTGACACTTTTCAGGACCGGAAACCAGGACCTCCCGGAAAATCTCTTTCTGATGATGAATGACATGTCGTGGATCAACCAGGAACTGCTTTCAAAACACCGCGGCCCGCGTCCCTGGGGTATGTATGGCTTTAATGAGCCACATACTGATCTGGTAAATGAGTTTGAAACCGGTGATAAACGCAAGAAAACGACCATCGTTTCAGACGGAGAATCTGTTAGTCAGGCAGGTGCTATCGTTGTGCACATACCAGGTCTTTCCAACACCGGCCATAGTTATTTCAAATATATGGATTGGGTTACGCCGGAAACATTTAACCATGGGCTTAATATTCCTTTCCTAAGGGCTGCGGAAACCTATCTTTTGGTGGCAGAGGCTAAAATTCGCCTGAATGGTGCAGGAGCCGGAGATGCCGAGATCAATGCTGTACGTAAAAGAGCAGGTCTTACTGCGGTAACCAAGGCCGATATCAAAGCGCTGATCCACGAAACCAGGGTAGAACTGGCTGGCGAAAATTTCAGGTACCAGAACCTTTTGCGTTGGGATAAAGCGGGTATTTATGATCTTCAGACTTTTCTGGTGCAGCCTGCAAAAATGATCCCTGCCGATTTGGGAAGGATGAAATGGGTAAGGCCAAAAAACTATTACCAGCCTTTACCGCAAATAGAAATAGATAATTCGGACGGTATACTTAAGCAAAACCCGGATTGGGTAAATTAA
- a CDS encoding winged helix-turn-helix domain-containing protein: MESIILSKSQARKIILHAAGLACRAQFGTGIEAVYRVIDHLGFVQLDTNYVVERAHHHVFAARVPDYETQWLSELCEDGHIFEYFTSDAGYIPMHDFRFTLPVKKAFKTQRQPLTKPEINLMEQILDRVEREEALMIGDFENDRVEASSGWWDWRPAKVALERLYLNGELMIRRTKGFQKVYHLPLDLVPQETDMTTPTDEEYARFVVRRTLGALGLASVKEIAWRARYVKGNLVKKELEKMAQNGEVKTVIVEGLKGPLYLLPDQELNLEISSEVFILSPFDILNVFRHRLKDFFNFDYQIECFVPAPKRQYGYFSLPILAGELFIARMDAKADRKLKMLIVHNIHFEQVDIEPIIIEKFVQALKAFIHFNQCREVVFKKSNNEVYLEMISDSFS, translated from the coding sequence ATGGAATCTATTATTCTTAGCAAATCACAGGCACGTAAAATTATTCTTCACGCGGCCGGACTAGCCTGCAGAGCACAGTTCGGGACCGGAATTGAGGCTGTATATAGGGTGATCGACCATTTGGGTTTTGTACAGCTGGATACCAATTACGTTGTGGAGCGTGCCCATCACCACGTTTTCGCCGCGCGCGTTCCGGACTATGAAACACAATGGCTGTCGGAACTTTGTGAAGACGGCCACATTTTTGAATACTTTACTTCGGATGCAGGCTATATTCCCATGCACGACTTCCGCTTTACACTGCCGGTAAAAAAGGCTTTCAAAACGCAGCGCCAACCGCTCACAAAACCGGAAATCAATTTAATGGAACAGATCCTGGACCGGGTAGAACGGGAGGAGGCGCTTATGATCGGGGATTTTGAGAATGACCGTGTGGAAGCCAGTTCCGGCTGGTGGGATTGGCGGCCTGCCAAAGTTGCGCTCGAAAGACTTTACCTTAACGGTGAGCTGATGATCCGCCGCACCAAAGGCTTCCAGAAAGTCTATCACCTGCCGCTGGACCTGGTTCCACAGGAAACTGACATGACCACGCCAACAGATGAAGAATACGCCCGTTTTGTCGTTCGCCGCACTTTAGGTGCGCTTGGTTTGGCCTCCGTAAAAGAAATTGCCTGGCGCGCCCGGTATGTAAAAGGTAACCTGGTAAAAAAAGAACTTGAAAAAATGGCGCAAAACGGCGAAGTAAAAACGGTAATCGTCGAAGGCCTGAAAGGTCCGCTGTATCTACTCCCTGATCAGGAATTGAACCTGGAAATATCCAGTGAAGTCTTCATCCTCTCTCCCTTTGACATACTGAATGTCTTTCGTCACCGGTTGAAGGATTTCTTCAATTTTGATTACCAGATAGAATGCTTCGTGCCCGCACCGAAACGCCAGTACGGTTACTTTTCGCTGCCCATACTCGCAGGAGAACTCTTTATCGCAAGAATGGATGCCAAAGCCGACCGCAAACTAAAAATGCTGATCGTCCATAACATCCATTTTGAACAGGTTGATATTGAGCCAATAATTATTGAAAAGTTCGTCCAGGCTTTAAAAGCCTTCATTCACTTTAACCAATGCAGGGAAGTTGTTTTTAAGAAATCCAATAACGAAGTTTATTTGGAAATGATCAGTGATAGTTTTTCATGA
- a CDS encoding STN and carboxypeptidase regulatory-like domain-containing protein, which translates to MNDIFTLLKVSILTVIISTGCTVNCHAQKLLNKQISIAANRQPVSEVLKTISSQGGFYFSYGGDVVPADSLVTITIDNKPVREILDVLLTGQFQYKETGNYIIIQRARQEKSVYISGKILDAETGKEVDYASIYSRTFLVSALSDDHGSFRVKLKERPFPVTLSVSKVGYADTSMVIQSELQKDLNIVITPRAIDLDEVLVVDYGGDRTWLARLFVSSRLRRQSRNIGRFFVSLPYQASLTPGLGTHGKMSSQVINKFSLNLLGGYTGGVQGVEIAGGFNISKNEVSFLQIAGVFNIVSKSAAGVQTAGLYNHVLDSLTGVQVAGFGNVAGKYVSGVQAAGFFNKALSVKGVQVAGAFNVVRNGLSGLQVSGLGNIGKKEVKGLQLAPFNYAGNLKGTQIGIVNIADSTSGYSIGIINIIKHGKSEISVYSNEIVPFNVVWKTGNQRIYTILLAGSSVNPNKKAYVFGIGVGKEFRLNNRLKFITEITNQNVYAGNWENAPVLYRLQTALGLKLSKRLLLSAGPSFTIMTPRKSEVQKDYQTFPPKSYGGFAIGEKASSWLGWQAGLSWQYGHFL; encoded by the coding sequence ATGAATGACATTTTTACTTTACTGAAAGTAAGCATATTAACAGTTATAATCTCTACGGGTTGTACTGTCAATTGTCATGCCCAGAAATTACTGAACAAACAGATTTCAATTGCTGCAAACCGCCAGCCCGTTTCCGAAGTCCTGAAAACTATCAGCAGCCAGGGAGGTTTTTACTTCTCCTACGGAGGCGATGTTGTTCCCGCCGACAGCCTGGTAACCATTACCATTGACAATAAACCGGTGAGGGAAATACTGGATGTTTTATTAACCGGACAATTCCAGTACAAGGAAACTGGGAATTATATTATTATTCAAAGAGCCCGGCAGGAAAAATCCGTTTACATCAGCGGAAAAATCCTGGATGCTGAAACCGGAAAGGAAGTGGACTATGCCAGTATATATTCCAGAACTTTTCTTGTATCAGCGCTTTCTGATGATCATGGCAGTTTCAGGGTAAAACTAAAAGAAAGGCCATTTCCGGTTACTTTATCGGTTAGCAAAGTTGGTTATGCAGATACTTCCATGGTAATCCAATCCGAACTTCAAAAGGATTTAAATATTGTTATAACACCCCGTGCCATAGATCTGGACGAAGTTCTGGTCGTTGATTACGGAGGTGACAGGACCTGGCTGGCCAGGCTGTTTGTATCGTCACGGCTGCGGCGGCAAAGCAGGAATATTGGCAGGTTCTTTGTGTCGTTACCTTATCAGGCCTCACTAACGCCCGGCCTGGGTACGCATGGAAAAATGAGCTCCCAGGTAATTAATAAGTTTTCCCTGAACCTGTTAGGTGGTTATACCGGCGGGGTTCAGGGTGTCGAAATTGCCGGAGGGTTTAATATTTCCAAAAATGAGGTCAGTTTTTTACAGATAGCCGGCGTTTTTAATATTGTTTCCAAGAGTGCCGCGGGTGTACAGACTGCCGGCTTATATAATCATGTGCTGGACTCTTTAACCGGTGTTCAGGTGGCGGGTTTTGGGAATGTTGCCGGCAAATACGTAAGTGGGGTACAGGCAGCCGGGTTTTTTAATAAAGCACTTTCAGTTAAGGGAGTCCAGGTTGCAGGTGCATTTAATGTAGTACGAAATGGCCTTTCCGGCTTACAGGTTTCAGGTCTTGGAAACATTGGTAAAAAAGAGGTAAAAGGCCTTCAGCTGGCACCATTTAATTATGCAGGAAATCTGAAAGGTACACAGATCGGAATTGTAAACATTGCAGACAGCACTTCCGGATACAGCATTGGCATCATTAATATTATTAAGCACGGTAAATCTGAAATTTCGGTTTACTCCAATGAAATTGTACCGTTCAACGTAGTCTGGAAAACGGGTAATCAAAGAATTTATACAATTCTTCTTGCCGGATCTTCTGTTAACCCAAACAAAAAAGCTTACGTATTTGGAATTGGTGTGGGTAAAGAATTTCGGCTTAACAACAGATTGAAATTCATTACAGAAATAACCAATCAAAATGTTTACGCCGGAAATTGGGAAAACGCTCCCGTTTTATACCGCCTGCAGACTGCACTGGGTTTAAAATTGAGTAAACGGCTGTTACTGTCCGCGGGGCCTTCTTTTACAATAATGACCCCCAGGAAATCCGAAGTACAAAAAGATTATCAGACATTTCCTCCCAAAAGTTATGGAGGCTTTGCAATCGGTGAAAAAGCGAGTTCCTGGCTTGGCTGGCAAGCAGGTCTGAGCTGGCAATATGGCCATTTTCTTTAG
- a CDS encoding FecR family protein — MDSNDMGDDLLVKYMLGEASETEAGRVNEWLQEGKENQHYFSHFKLIWAQSMELAPHSTVNEHEAWKRFKAKVENDVPVVSLNSRPWYSGFLRIAAILFFVAGAGWLLFLSFQNNGSQLVTVKTGSHTLTDTLPDGSIVILNKRSSITYPEKFTAAGTRQITLNGEAFFQVEPDKSKPFVISVSDVTVTVVGTSFNIKSNVKKTEVIVETGLVEVEKADQKVKVSPSESLTVLKGKPELIKQKNKEEFYDYYRTKKFVCNNTPLWKLVETLNEAYQANIVIEDENLRNKLLNTTFDEQSLPEILRIIGVTFDIKVEQKEDKIILK; from the coding sequence ATGGATTCAAACGATATGGGGGATGATCTGCTGGTGAAATATATGCTGGGAGAAGCATCTGAAACAGAGGCAGGCCGGGTAAATGAATGGTTGCAGGAAGGAAAAGAAAACCAGCATTATTTTTCGCATTTTAAATTGATCTGGGCACAGAGTATGGAACTTGCCCCGCACAGCACAGTTAATGAACATGAGGCGTGGAAGCGGTTTAAGGCAAAGGTGGAAAATGACGTACCTGTGGTTTCTTTAAATTCACGGCCATGGTATTCGGGATTTTTAAGGATAGCGGCAATATTGTTTTTTGTCGCCGGGGCTGGCTGGCTCTTATTTCTGTCATTCCAAAATAATGGCTCACAGCTTGTTACGGTTAAGACAGGTTCGCATACCTTAACGGATACTCTGCCAGACGGATCCATTGTTATCCTGAACAAAAGGTCGTCCATTACTTATCCTGAAAAATTTACAGCAGCCGGTACAAGGCAAATCACACTCAATGGCGAGGCTTTTTTTCAGGTGGAACCGGATAAAAGCAAACCGTTTGTAATAAGTGTCAGCGATGTAACGGTAACAGTCGTAGGAACTTCCTTCAACATAAAAAGCAATGTTAAAAAAACGGAAGTAATCGTTGAAACGGGTTTGGTAGAAGTAGAAAAGGCGGATCAGAAAGTAAAGGTTAGTCCCAGTGAAAGCCTGACAGTGTTAAAAGGAAAACCTGAACTGATCAAGCAAAAAAACAAAGAAGAATTTTATGATTATTACAGAACAAAGAAATTTGTATGCAATAATACGCCGCTATGGAAATTGGTGGAAACGCTGAATGAGGCTTATCAGGCGAATATTGTAATAGAAGATGAAAATCTGCGTAACAAGCTGCTCAATACTACTTTCGATGAACAGTCGCTGCCGGAAATACTAAGGATTATTGGTGTAACATTTGATATTAAAGTAGAACAGAAGGAAGATAAAATCATATTGAAATAG
- a CDS encoding RNA polymerase sigma-70 factor produces the protein MNAGYTEGQFLNKDWEEEFEKVFKKHFKSLHAYACTIVHDEVMAEEMVQNVFCRLWEKSDQIQIRESVSGYLYRSVYHESLNYLKHLKVRDAYQTYAIHQVENTNNTTHNLELRELEERLQIALKELPEKCRTIFQLSRFEEMKYQEIADELQLSVKTIENQMGKALRLLRVKLADFLPASLIIIFSQLI, from the coding sequence ATGAACGCAGGTTATACGGAAGGGCAATTTCTAAATAAGGATTGGGAGGAGGAATTTGAAAAGGTTTTCAAAAAACATTTCAAAAGCCTGCATGCATACGCCTGCACAATAGTACATGATGAAGTGATGGCGGAGGAAATGGTACAAAATGTGTTTTGCAGGTTATGGGAAAAATCAGACCAGATCCAGATCCGGGAGTCGGTAAGCGGTTATCTGTACCGTTCGGTTTATCACGAAAGCCTGAACTATCTTAAGCATTTAAAAGTAAGGGATGCGTATCAGACATACGCAATACATCAGGTGGAAAATACAAATAACACAACGCATAACCTTGAATTGCGGGAACTGGAAGAACGATTGCAAATTGCTCTGAAAGAACTTCCTGAAAAATGCCGTACTATATTTCAGCTGAGCCGGTTTGAGGAAATGAAATACCAGGAAATAGCGGATGAACTGCAACTGTCTGTGAAAACGATTGAAAACCAAATGGGAAAAGCTTTGCGGTTGCTGCGCGTAAAACTGGCGGATTTTTTGCCTGCTTCGTTAATAATTATTTTTTCTCAGCTAATTTAA
- a CDS encoding alkaline phosphatase family protein: MKIKLLFLTILTAYLSGYAQENKTKNVVLISIDGYRWQEIFQGADSALLFNKKFCSQNTTSLTRKYWASSRQERRQKLMPFFWNTIAGEGQLYGNRNYDNLVNVKNRYRFSYPGRSETLCGYYDPDINSNQYPVNPNENVLEFLNQQPGFEGKVVTFASWDAVARIINRDRNKMLVNIPGEEIEGQGLSETQILSNELQQYLPEHFGSGIRFDLHTYAQAKSYLQVNHPRVIHIDFADPDNFGHAGQYDSFLDAAHYLDAMIGNLWNGMQQDEFYKDNTTFLIFPDHGRGTNKNWTDHGFFAPASSQTWLAVMGPDTPADGEVKSKMQLYQDQFAQTTANLLGFQFTANHPVAEPVKSVVGTQILHNQTEKESR; encoded by the coding sequence ATGAAAATAAAACTGCTTTTTTTGACAATATTAACTGCATATTTATCGGGTTATGCACAGGAAAATAAAACAAAAAATGTTGTCCTGATCTCTATTGACGGGTATCGCTGGCAGGAAATTTTTCAGGGGGCGGATTCTGCTTTGTTATTTAACAAAAAATTTTGCAGCCAGAATACTACTTCTTTAACGCGTAAATACTGGGCATCGTCCCGGCAGGAGAGAAGGCAGAAACTCATGCCCTTTTTCTGGAATACCATTGCCGGGGAAGGGCAGCTTTATGGTAACAGGAATTATGATAACCTTGTGAATGTAAAGAACAGGTACCGGTTTTCTTATCCCGGCCGGAGTGAAACACTTTGCGGATATTACGATCCTGACATTAACAGCAACCAATATCCCGTCAACCCTAACGAAAACGTCCTGGAATTTTTAAACCAACAACCCGGGTTTGAGGGCAAGGTCGTTACATTTGCTTCCTGGGATGCGGTAGCAAGGATCATAAACCGGGACCGAAACAAAATGCTCGTAAACATTCCCGGTGAAGAAATAGAAGGGCAGGGATTATCGGAAACACAGATATTGTCCAATGAGCTGCAGCAATATCTGCCCGAGCATTTTGGTTCGGGAATCCGGTTTGACCTGCACACTTACGCCCAGGCCAAGTCTTATCTGCAAGTCAATCATCCGAGGGTAATTCACATTGATTTTGCCGATCCGGATAATTTTGGGCACGCAGGCCAGTATGATTCTTTTCTCGATGCGGCTCACTATCTGGACGCCATGATCGGTAATTTGTGGAATGGCATGCAGCAGGACGAATTTTATAAGGATAACACTACATTTCTGATTTTTCCGGACCATGGGCGCGGAACTAATAAAAACTGGACAGACCATGGTTTTTTTGCGCCTGCTTCCAGCCAGACCTGGCTTGCAGTAATGGGCCCGGATACGCCGGCTGATGGCGAGGTGAAAAGTAAAATGCAGTTGTATCAGGATCAGTTTGCCCAAACAACTGCCAATCTTCTTGGGTTTCAGTTTACGGCCAATCATCCCGTGGCAGAACCTGTAAAATCTGTGGTGGGCACGCAGATACTACACAATCAAACTGAAAAGGAATCCAGATAA